Within the Arthrobacter sp. V1I7 genome, the region GTCGTCGTCGAGAAACAGGCACTGCGGGGCCTGTGCCTGCTCCAGCAGGAAGTGCCGGTGCTCGGCCAGGCCCCGCCGGGGTACATGTCGGAGAACCACTACTTCACGGCCTTGGGCCTGCAAAACACGGATCATCGCTGCCGGGGCCGGGTGCTGCCAGGCCGGCTGTTCCTGCGACTGGTCGCTGACCACCACCCGGAAGGACGGTTCGCGTTGGGCAGCCAGGCCGGCGAGGGTGACCCCCAGTTCCGCCGGACGGTCGCAGGTCGGAATCAGGACATCCACGCTGGCGGGGTCGGCAGCCGGGCCTGGGCTATGCGCCCACGAATCCGATGATCTTTGGCTCAAGATGTCCCCTCCCACGGTTTAGTGTCGCGATTCGTCCGCCGCTGCCAGGCGTTTGCCAGGCGCCGGCGCGCGGGATCCCGGAGCGCTAGCTGGCGCCGCGGCGCTCCCCGGCACCGGCTGGTGGCACGCGGTCCGTGTCCTCGCGATCCGGGCCTTCGGCAGGCTCCTGCGCATGGACCCGGATCTCCGAGATGTCCGCATCCGGATCCCCCTCAGCCGGCGCCTCGCTGTGGCGGCGCTCGCCTGCCTCTGGCATTTCACTCATCTCGAGTCCTTTCGTATCACGTCCACGGCGGCCGTTCCACGGTCGCTCCTTGGCACCCGCCCGGGGAATCCGGCAGCGCCGGAAAGTGCTTCTTTTGCTCATGGTGTCTTGGACACGATCCACGGTCAAGGTTTTGTTTAACGACGACGGCGGGCAACCCTTTCAGGTGACCCGCCGTCGTCGAGCGTCAGTTGGCAGTGCGTCAGTCGTTGATCAGGTCGTTGATCACGATCGTCTGGTCGCGGTCCGGGCCGACTCCGATCGCCGAGAAACGCGTGCCGGAAAGCTTTTCCAGGGCGAGCACGTAGTTCCTGGCGTTCTCCGGGAGGTCGTCCAGGGTGCGGGCACCGGTGATGTCTTCGGTCCAGCCCTCGAAGATCTCGAAGATCGGCTTGGCGTGGTGGAACTCGGTCTGGGTCATCGGCATTTCGTCATACCGGACGCCGTCAACGTCGTAGGCCACGCAGACCGGAATCTGCTCGATGCCGGTGAGCACGTCCAGCTTGGTGACGAAGTAGTCCGTGAACCCGTTGACCCGGGAGGCGTGGCGCGCCAGCACGGCGTCGTACCAGCCGCAGCGGCGGGGACGGCCCGTGTTGACGCCGAATTCGCCGCCGGTCTTCTGCAGGTACATGCCCATCTCATCGAACAGTTCCGTGGGGAACGGACCCGCACCGACACGGGTGGTGTAGGCCTTGATGATGCCGATGGAACGCGAGATCCGGGTGGGGCCGATGCCCGAGCCCACGGAGGCGCCGCCGGCGGTCGGGTTCGAGGACGTCACGAAGGGGTAGGTGCCGTGGTCGACGTCCAGGAACGTGGCCTGGCCGCCTTCCATCAGGACCACCTTGCCCTCGTCGAGGGCGGTGTTCAGGACGAAGGTGCTGTCGATCACCAGCGGGCGGAGGCGCTCGGCGAAGGACAGGAAGTATTCCACGATCTCGTCCACCTCGATGTCGCGGCGGTTGTAGACCTTGACCAGCAGTTCGTTCTTCTGGCGGAGCGAGCCCTCGACCTTCTGGCGCAGGATGGAGGCGTCGAAGACGTCCTGCACACGGATACCCAGGCGGGCCACCTTGTCCATGTAGGCCGGACCGATGCCGCGGCCGGTGGTGCCGATGGCCCGGCTGCCGAGGAAACGCTCGGTGACCTTGTCCAGAACCTGGTGGTAGGGCGCCACGAGGTGGGCGTTGGCGGAGACGCGCAGCTTGGAGGTGTCAGCCCCGCGGGCTTCCAGTCCGTCGATCTCCTGGAACAGGGCCTCCAGGTTCACCACGCAGCCGTTGCCGATGATCGGAACAGCGTTCGGGCTCAGGATGCCGGCCGGAAGGAGCTTAAGCTCATACTTCTCACCGCCTACGACAACGGTGTGCCCGGCGTTGTTGCCGCCGTTGGGCTTGACGACATAGTCAACCCGGCCGCCAAGCAGGTCAGTGGCTTTACCTTTGCCTTCGTCGCCCCATTGGGCTCCGACGATCACGATTGCTGGCATGGGATCCTCCCCCATTCGTTCGGGCTGACTTCCGTTGATCCACCGAGGAATGCACCCTAGTTGGATGCGCCAAGGTGATTCACCTGAGGTCAGCGCCGTTCATGAGAATGCCCCGAATCTACCGCTGTGCTCTTCCATCAACGCCAGAGTCCGGGGCTCTTACCACCCAAGTTTAGCCGATCAAGCCCATATGCAGGGTGTGGCGACGTTTTGCGCCTCCTAGCCTCGTGCGCGGCGCTCTTGGCCTACGCCCCGTCGCCACGCGGGCAGGGCAGGTGCCCCGCGGGCTGTGGCCGCCGGCCCGCGTCCGGTTCAGCATTTCGCAGGGCTTGATAGACTGGTAATGATCGACTCGGAATCGGTCTACCTCACATTTTCAAACCACATCGTATTTTGGCG harbors:
- a CDS encoding adenylosuccinate synthase is translated as MPAIVIVGAQWGDEGKGKATDLLGGRVDYVVKPNGGNNAGHTVVVGGEKYELKLLPAGILSPNAVPIIGNGCVVNLEALFQEIDGLEARGADTSKLRVSANAHLVAPYHQVLDKVTERFLGSRAIGTTGRGIGPAYMDKVARLGIRVQDVFDASILRQKVEGSLRQKNELLVKVYNRRDIEVDEIVEYFLSFAERLRPLVIDSTFVLNTALDEGKVVLMEGGQATFLDVDHGTYPFVTSSNPTAGGASVGSGIGPTRISRSIGIIKAYTTRVGAGPFPTELFDEMGMYLQKTGGEFGVNTGRPRRCGWYDAVLARHASRVNGFTDYFVTKLDVLTGIEQIPVCVAYDVDGVRYDEMPMTQTEFHHAKPIFEIFEGWTEDITGARTLDDLPENARNYVLALEKLSGTRFSAIGVGPDRDQTIVINDLIND